One part of the Raphanus sativus cultivar WK10039 chromosome 7, ASM80110v3, whole genome shotgun sequence genome encodes these proteins:
- the LOC108814451 gene encoding LOW QUALITY PROTEIN: putative pentatricopeptide repeat-containing protein At1g77010, mitochondrial (The sequence of the model RefSeq protein was modified relative to this genomic sequence to represent the inferred CDS: deleted 1 base in 1 codon): MEGDYRRHYVGLLQKCSNSNRETLWRQTHGFFLKKGFLSSIVIVANHLLQIYTRCGRITTARNLFDEMPKRNCFSWNTMLEGYMNSGDKGSSLKLFDAMPERDVYSWNVVVTGFAKAGELSVAKRFFDAMPEKDAVTLNSLLHGYLQNGYAEESLRVFKEVKLCVDVKTLTTVLKGCAKLEALKCGKEIHARVLIGGVECDSHLNSSLVNLYAKCGDLRMASSMVDLIGEPDDHSLSALISGYASCGRVNEARTLFDRRRNRCVFLWNSMISGYVTNNMEMEALVLFNEMRNEAQEDSRTLAAVVNACAGLGIIVTGKQLHCHAYKFGLITDIVVASTLLDMYATCGSPDEACKLFSEVKTYDTILLNSMIKVYFSCGRVEDAKRVFERIEKKSLISWNSMTVGFSQNGCPSYTLEYFRQMHKMDMPTDKFSLSSVISSCASISSLELGEQVFARATIVGLDSDQIVSSSLIDFYCKCGSVERGRRVFDTMVKSDEVPWNSMISGYATNGYGSEAIELFEKMSVRPTRITFMGVLTACNYCGLVEEGRKLFEEMKLDNGFVPDREHYSCMVDLFARAGYLEEAMDLVEEMPFDADASMWSSVLRGCVANGDKAMGKKVAEKIIELEPENSVAYVQLSAIFATSGDWESSALVRKLMREKHVNKSPGSSWAEC, encoded by the exons ATGGAAGGAGACTATCGGCGTCACTACGTCGGTCTTCTTCAGAAATGCAGCAACAGTAACAGAGAAACTCTATGGCGCCAAACCCACGGATTCTTCCTCAAGAAGGGCTTCCTCAGCTCAATCGTCATCGTCGCTAACCACCTCCTCCAGATATACACGCGCTGCGGCAGAATTACAACCGCGCGTAAcctgttcgacgaaatgccaAAGAGAAACTGTTTCTCATGGAACACAATGCTCGAAGGCTACATGAACTCTGGTGATAAAGGGTCTTCTTTGAAGCTCTTTGACGCGATGCCAGAGAGGGATGTGTACTCTTGGAACGTGGTTGTCACCGGGTTCGCCAAGGCTGGTGAGCTAAGTGTTGCCAAGAGGTTCTTCGACGCCATGCCTGAGAAAGATGCTGTGACTTTGAACTCTCTGCTTCATGGGTATCTTCAGAACGGTTACGCTGAGGAGAGTCTGAGGGTTTTTAAAGAAGTGAAGTTGTGTGTGGATGTGAAAACATTGACGACGGTTTTAAAGGGTTGTGCAAAGTTGGAAGCTTTGAAGTGTGGGAAGGAGATACATGCTAGGGTTTTGATCGGTGGTGTTGAGTGTGACTCGCATCTGAATAGCTCTTTGGTTAATTTGTATGCAAAGTGTGGTGATTTGAGAATGGCTAGCAGTATGGTGGATCTTATTGGGGAGCCTGATGACCAT TCTCTATCTGCTTTGATCTCAGGTTATGCGAGTTGTGGGAGAGTGAATGAGGCTAGAACACTCTTTGACAGGAGAAGGAACAGATGTGTGTTTCTGTGGAACTCTATGATCTCTGGTTATGTTACCAACAATATGGAAATGGAGGCATTGGTTCTTTTCAACGAGATGAGGAATGAAGCTCAGGAAGATTCACGTACTCTAGCAGCTGTTGTAAACGCTTGCGCCGGTTTGGGTATCATAGTGACTGGCAAACAGTTGCACTGCCATGCTTATAAGTTTGGGTTGATCACTGACATTGTTGTAGCTAGCACATTGCTTGACATGTACGCCACTTGTGGGAGCCCGGACGAAGCTTGCAAACTTTTCAGCGAGGTCAAAACCTATGACACTATCTTACTGAACTCTATGATCAAAGTATATTTCAGCTGTGGGAGAGTTGAAGATGCAAAAAGGGTATTCGAGAGGATTGAGAAAAAGAGTTTGATTTCTTGGAACTCAATGACTGTAGGATTCAGTCAAAACGGTTGTCCAAGCTATACGTTAGAGTATTTCCGCCAAATGCACAAGATGGATATGCCTACAGATAAGTTTAGCCTCTCAAGTGTCATCAGTTCCTGTGCAAGCATTTCGTCCCTCGAACTTGGGGAGCAGGTGTTTGCGAGGGCGACTATTGTTGGTCTTGACTCTGATCAGATAGTATCATCCTCTCTCATCGACTTTTACTGCAAGTGTGGATCAGTGGAGCGTGGGAGGAGAGTGTTTGACACAATGGTGAAATCAGATGAAGTACCTTGGAACTCAATGATATCAGGTTATGCTACGAATGGTTATGGATCTGAAGCGATTGAGCTGTTCGAGAAAATGAGTGTAAGACCCACTCGGATCACCTTTATGGGTGTTCTAACAGCGTGTAATTACTGTGGTCTAGTGGAAGAGGGAAGAAAACTGTTCGAGGAAATGAAGTTGGATAATGGTTTTGTTCCAGACAGAGAGCACTATTCATGTATGGTCGACCTTTTTGCTCGTGCTGGTTATTTGGAAGAAGCTATGGACCTAGTGGAAGAGATGCCTTTTGATGCGGATGCAAGCATGTGGTCGTCTGTTCTAAGAGGATGTGTAGCGAATGGAGATAAAGCCATGGGAAAGAAAGTTGCTGAGAAGATTATAGAGCTGGAACCGGAGAACTCAGTGGCTTATGTGCAGTTGTCCGCCATATTCGCAACCTCTGGGGATTGGGAAAGCTCGGCGCTTGTAAGAAAGCTGATGAGAGAGAAGCATGTAAATAAGAGTCCTGGTTCCAGTTGGGCTGAGTGTTGA